The genomic DNA TGTTATGAAGAAAAAGTCCATGGATTAGAGTGTTAAATGTGAATGTATCAGGCTGATATCCCATTTCCACTATCTGATCAACCAGGGATACAGCATCCGAAATCCTATTCCCATGACAAAAACCATTGAGCAGGGAGTTAAGCGTGACAATGCTAGGCTCATAGccgagtttcatcatcttcccaaGCATTGCCAAAGCAAGAGAGAGCTGAGACTGGCGACAAAAACAGTTAATGAAAATATTGTACATATAGAGACTGTGTGAAATTCCCAGATTCTGCATCTTCTCTCCCAAGGAGATGACAACATCGAACTTCTTCATCTTAGCAATGGCACTCAACAATTTGTTAAAATCAACAGTGGAAGGGCGTGGACGAGACTTGACCATGTCACCGAACAACCCAATTGCATCGTCTAACTTGATATCACTCAGCCCATTTCTCAATATCTCTCTATGACCAGAAAAAGCTCGTCcggagaaaagagaaagagtaccTTTAACCAGATTAAGCGGATGCCCAAATATCTTCCCCGTAATCGCAACCCatctcctcttcatcttctcccaAAAAAATTTTGCTTCCGAAATGAATCTCTCCTTAGAattaaaaccctagaaaaaccTCCGATTTGGGGGAATTGTTAAATTTGAATCAATTGGTTTTACAAATAATATTGAGCTGGTTTAATGTCGGTTCACAGATAGCTGGTTATCTAGAAACCTTTTCTTGAACCAACGGGATTTCTGAATCAAAGTTAGTTTTACAAATCATCCGAATAATTTTGAGCCGGTTCAATGTCTGGTTATTTAGAAATCTCTCCTTGAACCAAAATGATTATTCTATCTAACAAATTAGTTAGTTCTATCCAATTTAAGAAGAGGTCAAATTGTTTACGTTGGAACAGCGAGAAACTTTCAGACAAGTACGCTTATCTTATCTCCGAACCGGTTCAACCGAATTAGCACAACACGCTGCGTTTCAATTCCCACACAACTTTTCAACAGTAGAATTGTATAATAAggaagttaaaatatatataaactctttCAACTTCAAACTCAAAAAAGTTTTACATTTGGACCTaaacaatgaaacaaagagCCTAAACTGGTAGTACTTAATATTTTaccctctcttttctttttttctctttacacTGAGTTTTCTAATTTacgcccccccccccccccccccNNNNNNNNNNNNNNNNNNNNNNNNNNNNNNNNNNNNNNNNNNNNNNNNNNNNNNNNNNNNNNNNNNNNNNNNNNNNNNNNNNNNNNNNNNNNNNNNNNNNNNNNNNNNNNNNNNNNNNNNNNNNNNNNNNNNNNNNNNNNNNNNNNNNNNNNNNNNNNNNNNNNNNNNNNNNNNNNNNNNNNNNNNNNNNNNNNNNNNNNNNNNNNNNNNNNNNNNNNNNNNNNNNNNNNNNNNNNNNNNNNNNNNNNNNNNNNNNNNNNNNNNNNNNNNNNNNNNNNNNNNNNNNNNNNNNNNNNNNNNNNNNNNNNNNNNNNNNNNNNNNNNNNNNNNNNNNNNNNNNNNNNNNNNNNNNNNNNNNNNNNNNNNNNNNNNNNNNNNNNNNNNNNNNNNNNNNNNNNNNNNNNNNNNNNNNNNNNNNNNNNNNNNNNNNNNNNNNNNNNNNNNNNNNNNNNNNNNNNNNNNNNNNNNNNNNNNNNNNNNNNNNNNNNNNNNNNNNNNNNNNNNNNNNNNNNNNNNNNNNNNNNNNNNNNNNNNNNNNNNNNNNNNNNNNNNNGGATACACAACTACAGAATCTAGACACAGCCCGCCTTTAGTATGCGTGCAATCAATCTGAGTCATCGAGAACTTAATCTTCGTCGATGAATTTTTCGACTTACTGACCACAAAGTCTCCAGCATGGTGATGACTCCAGTTCCCTGCTTCGGTTAACATGCATTGGGATGAAGAATGTTGACCATCTTCAGTTGAGAGTTGAAACCGAACAGGTTTAATGTTCCAGCCATGAACCTGTTCTGTGTCACAAACCCTCCAACCAAACCGCTTCCCTGGTTTGCCTAGATGAAGCCTGAAGAAAACACTGTACGTTCCAGCTGGGAATGGGAAATCAATTTCTCCATCAACTTGAAACCACCAGATTTGTTGAACATATGCTACTGAAGAGAATCTGCAGGAATCACCAACAAAAATAGGATATCGTCAAAttaagaatcacaaaaacattagccaaaagtttggattttgtatCCAATTCAGCCTTACTACACTTCACAATCATAGCAaacatcaatcaataattttacCAACGAGACAAGAAATCAGAggaaagatcaaaactttgaacagaagaaacaacaacaacaacaacaacaaaaaaaacaaaattaaatcacaTCTGAAAACTATAGCATCACAAAACATTAGGTTTTAAGTTAGGATTTGAATCCATTAACAACCTTAATTCAACTAACAATGTCGCCTTTTTCAATCGTCGCAAACATCATACACTAATTGAACCAACGAATCTAACAAGAACACAGAGGAAATATACAAAACTTTGCACATAAAAGCTTCGAACACCCCACAAACACAAGCATCCATAAGCACATGATGCATGTAATCATCATCAGATCTAATGAAAAAAACTCACCGAGATTCATCATTCGGAAGATGACTCCAGTATCTCCGATCATCAATTCCGGTTATCGATAAACCTTTAGCCGATATGCATAAACAGAGCCCACCGGTTCGTTTATCTACCCAAGCTTTCTGCAGAAAACCATCAAACAAATCGAATCAATTTCTTCTCTAATTTCCTAAAACCGTTAATGGGAATCAGTTAACAAATAAAtccccaaaaaaagaagaaccctaaaaatttaaCTTGAAGCGAAAGaaatctataagaaaaaaaggacGAACCTTGTTGCCCTCGTCGAATGAATTAACTCGAGAGAGAAAAGTAAAGATGTCTCTTTTACGCAGATTCTCCGGGAACCCACCGAGGATTTTCTCGAGAATCAATCTATAATCAGGAGGAAGTTTCGATTCCCAGACGAAATCAGCCCAAGAGGCGCCACGAAAAGCTCTGTTCAGCTTCGAGAATCTGCAGATCTCAACCGGATCCAAATTCTTGAGGATCAACGCCACGCAACTTTCAGGCAAATCTCCTAAACCAGGCTTGGTCAGATCTCGATCTCCATAACAAGACGATAagtttttgtgaaacagagagaacCCTGCACCCATTGACGGGGGTTATCTCAAAACCCTTTTGTGATTTGATtgaagaatcaaacaagaacaatgaaaaaaacaaaacaaacagagaaatcTTCTGAAATTTGGAAACTTTCGTTTTGGGTTTTCTTCTGTGTTGGCGAAGAAATCACAAATCGTAACTcagaaacaaagcaaagaagaagaagaaggaaaaagaatggagaagaaaagaagggtTTGGTGGTGACAGACACAAATGGTGTCAGGATTCTGATTTATGGACGGTGACGCAAATGGGAGGGGATatgtgtgtttatatatatgcttcaaCTCTCGAGTCTCTTATTAAATTAATtgttaagtaaataaaattatttattttattttattttggctgtcattattatttatgtGCAAATTTTTTGCAGTTTTATTGTTTAaccatgtatttttttttatttcttgtattTGTTGTCGTATGAAATGAATCTGTTGGatattgttttatctatttattttttatcctAAATTAGAAAAGTATGGGTCATAGATTTGTTTTTCCACATCCATTTGTAATCGATGAGTTGGTCTTGTAAGAATTAGATATATGTACAAGACTAACCATTCGTTTTTATCCAACTAATAAAATGACTAAGCATTtgaatatagatatatattatatatatatatttatattttgtaatttgtacttaataaaaataataacttttatgtGAATATGTCAAAGAGTAAATCTtagtaatgtttttgttttctaatttgtaGTTTATAAATATCGTATTATAgaatttaatatatctttttctataatgttgaatatataaaattaaaattaaaatcaatacAATGGAATCTAAcatgtataaaaaattatgtgaaactttttttgtaacgTATAAACATTTAGATGTTTGACCATATAAACTTCACACGAGTATCATgctatagttttaaaaaaatgtataaatataatattatttaaccAAGTGCGCGCTTTgcaaattctatttttattttatttaatataatatctaaaactCTATCTAGTTTAAGCATATTTTGCCTTTAAAACGAATAAAAAGTTTAActaaaatcattatttatttattaataaataatgtaacgattgttttaaatcataaatatacaaaattttcacATGTATTTCGTGAGATAGTACTTTTGCCAACGGATATATTGACGAGATTCGTGTTCCAACAAAACTCTACACGGAATTTTCATGCAAGAGTTTTTGTTCCCGACGCGTTTTTCATGTTAATGTTTCACAAACTCTTGATTAGGTATATTATTTACgtgtaatatattttaaattttatatgtttggtattcatacatattatatatgatatttggataaataataataataatgttcttatatatatacgtcAAAATTGTCatgtatatactgtatattttaGCATACAttatttaatacaatcttacattttttaagaattttttataatgaaatgtGGAAAAGATTTCTAAATCCTTCAAAACTTCACTGAATATTGTTTTGTGATATAGTTTGAAGTCAACAtgttttagaataaaaataatatcttgacaatatacaaaaaaaaaatatcatcctCACAGAATTGAAGAGGTTCCAAGATTAGcacatacagtaaaacctctataaattaataatgttgggactaagacattttattaatttatagtgatattaatttatctataaattaataattattattttatagtgtaaattaataattattaatttatagatatatttttaattgtttattttttaaaaaattatgaattggaacaactatagcaaaataagattaaactttcggatgttataaattttatggtttaggaattgaacttgtaatatttagaaagcactatttacaataaattacaaatattatagacaaattgacttatacacatgagacacataaattcaaatctatgaataataatatcaattctcctattttaataatctgtcaaattatcaaattgtaaatgatgcatatctaaaaattaaaactttaaatttaattatttgtatgacatgttataaaatattttagagatatcattataggttgaaaatacaacattacaattgttctatagaattgagctttaggagaaacatacactattatatcagtatatatatatatatatatataattttacataattattaatttatgatattattgggaccatattttataaggagatttcgaaaaaattattgtcttattatcttatcgaatattgttaatttttgcACTGACCCGACTtaggaccagcaaaatttattaatttatagtgtttattaatttatagagtattaatttatagaggttttactgtataactATATAAGTAATAAGATGAAATTAAACAACCCATCCTCATTTTTTAACTAAATTGGATTATTTCAtttcatataataataacacaGTACAAAACATCGCATGGAAGAAAAGAATCTTTCGATATGATGAGATTCCAATAAATTTATAAGACATGATTAATGATAATATTGTGTAGTACAGAAAATCTCTACAAGATTTCATAATTCAATGTGATTGTTTATGAAAACGTGTTTTCGATAAGATAAGATTGTTTTACCGCAATCTGCAGATAATAAAATTTACTGAAAAAGTAATCTAATTATTTATAAGCGACACATAAAAGGAAGGTGAATGACtatttattaaatagtatttaacATGTGAATTTGTTTTGAATATGCAGAAATCATTTGTGGAAAGCACCATGAGTTAATATAGCTAAAATCACGtgatttcatataattaatatcacCGTGATTTCATATAGCTGAAATTATCACATTTTTAGTCGAACTTGGCAAGagatttgtaaattaaatctttcttagatttttattttatttttggggttaTATACCATTCATAGAAATAAAAGTATAATGTAAATGACGCAGTcctcatttatttatatattaaaagtttgtgtgtttataaatttactattttacaattacaataaGTGTAGCTGATAAAACTTCactaatatagtaatattacatcttaaattattattcttattattctAATCTCTAATTCTTACAAAAGAATAATTTCTATAAGAATTTGATTTAACCGACTTGTATATCAAAAGTATAATTTGATTTGAGACACATGTACAGTATTCAGATTAAGATACCTCAGATATGCTGaatcaaaacaaatactaaaacaaaCGAAAGAAAGAGGATATGTATGGTAAAGTTGGTAACAAACGCGTCCAAGTCTTATTTGATCGACGGTCAAGGGTCATGGCGCGTGCGAAGTCATTTCGATCTTTTTCTTGAGTACGTACGTATGTACCACTATAATAGTCTAAAGTAATAGTGGTATATGTAAAAGACTAAAGAACCAAGAATTTGAattgaacatatatatcaatgttAGTCAATGTATTTGGGTTATTcagaaactcttttttttttgttacttaaaCCATAATACCGTAACATCAGAACGAACGATCAGTGTCAACAATACTGCATCTGTGAGACACACATAACAAAAACGTGTAAAGGCTAGTAGCGAATTGGGGTGGTTAGTTTTTCGAACTTTCTAATAATGTATATTCATCATCTTCGTACGTACAATGATAATGTTTTATGAATATAAGAACGGACAGGAAAATTAATGGTTGGAACGTAAGCACGAATTAGAGAATTCCTTGTTTTCTAATTGGTTGGGCAAAGAATCCAAGCAAAAGCACTAATAAGTACTGTCAGCAGTGCACACAAAGACAAAACTCATACATTGTGCTATTAGCTGGCATctttgttggtttgatttagtcctgggcgttcgggtattcggttcgggttcgggtatatCCATTCGGGTATCGGGTATTTTGGATATTGAATTTACTATCCATAAGAGAACCGAATCTAATCGGATCGGTTCCGGTTCGGTACTCATTCGGTTCGGGTTGGTTTGGATAGTTGATATAAGAACCGAACCAGAACCGAAAATTTCGGTTATTAATGGGTTTGGTTCTTAAATATACAAACCTACTAaataacacccaaaattatccGAAACTACAAGTACAATAGTTCAAAAGTTACAATCATTCAAAACAATCCCAACAATAAGAACATGTTATCAGATATCAAGTTTCAAAAGGTAGAAAGAGTTaaagagattaaaggagaatAAGGTTTAGAGTTTGAGATTTGAAAAGTAGTAGAATCAAACTGGTAGTTCTTCCATCtgcaacttctttttttctcctactGCCTGAAATATATTAGATCACAAAGTCAGAATACATAATAATATACTCGGTTCTTAAAAAGAAGGAATACTAAGAAAGGTACATGAGTCATTGTCGTGTGTTTGTTTAATTGCCTTGTTCTTCACTTGCGAACTGAAACTCTACACAATGAAAAACATATAATCATTAAGCTTTTAAACATTGACAACAAGACAAAAGGCAGACAATTGGTAAACTTAAAATCTGGATGTGTTACCTTTTTCAAGTTGATCTTGCTCTTCAATATCAGCAACCATTTGTGCAAAGTTTTCCACTCCCTTTTCACCTATGTGATGGTCAGCCTTCATCCATTGTTCAGTGCACATCAAGACCTCAATCATGTAATGAGTTAAGCAACTCCTTTGTGGAACAAGAATCTGaccactagtgctaaaagcaGACTCCGAAGCAACTGAAGAAACTTGCATAGCTAGAATATCTCTAGCTAGTTCAGATAAAACTGGAAACCTTGTTGAATTGAACCTCCACCATGACAACACATCATATTCGGTTCCTAATAAACTGCTCTTTGGATTCTCAACGCTTTCCTTTAAGTATATATCAAGCTCTGTCTTTGTTTCATCATATCCCTCTTCATTAACCAACTTGTTGTAAACAGAAGCCATCCCCTCAGTCCCCACTTTGACTTCAACATCCGCAACATGATAAGCAGGGCGATGTCCTCCAGCAGTTGTCCCACCTTGAGAGGCTGATGATGCAAAACCTGGTGGGTTAGATCGATTTGTATTATACTCCTCAAACAACTTAACCATAACATCAGATACTGACTCACCAAGCCACTTAGATTGCAACGACCCTTTACCATATAGGGTTTCAAAACACAGATTAGCAAACTTCATCTTATTCCTAGGATCAAAGACACTAGCAATAATCAAAAGCCTATTGATATTATCTAAACCATCCCAGTACTTGTCAAATTTCCCTCTCATTGCTTCAGCTTTAACACTTAAATCCAGATCAGCACTCTTACTCACTGTAGTTAGATGATTATCAATATCACAAATCTCACTATAGACTTTATGAGAGCAAACCGTCGTAGATGCTGAAACAACTAATGTAGATTGGTAGAAGACTGTGAGAATATCAATCAATCCATCAACCTTATCCCAATCAGCTTTCAACGGAGGCCCAACTCTCATTTGACCATTATCCATTTCTAGAAAATGATCACTGTAAAGCTTGTCTTCTGCTTCCATCTTGTCAAACCCGTGTCTAAACTTAAGAGCTCTAGTCAACATGAGAAATGTAGAGTTCCATCTAGTTCTGACATCCAAAGTCAAACTACCTCTAGTAATTCTCCCTGAATCTAGCTTATGCTCAAATGATTCAAGCCTATTACCTGAAGCTCTCACATACACCACAGCATTACGAACTGCAGCTACACTCTTACTCATTTCACTGAAACCATCTTTGACAATGAGGTTCAATATATGGGCACAACAACGGACATGCATCATACAACCAGATAATATCAATGCATGAGGACTTATTTCTTGAAACTTCTCCACAAATATCTTAAGAGCATTTGTATTGGCTGTAGCATTATCAACTGTAATTGTGAAGACCCTCTCTATCCCCCATTCTGCCAAACAATCTAGAAGAACATCAGCTATGGTTGCTCCTTTATGgtccaaaacatgcttaaacccgATGATCAACTTTCTCAACCTCCAACAAGAATCAACAAAATGACAAGTAATTACCATGTAGCTTGCTCCTGTGCTTTGTGCGACCCAAATATCAGTAGTGAGAGAAACTCTTTGCTTCTGAGCTACAAGCATTTTCTTCAAGGCATCTTTTTGGCTCACATACATTAGAACAATATCTCGAGTGGCTGTCCTTCTGGAATGTGGCTGGTAAAGTTGAACCCGCCTGCAGAAGTGTCTCCATGCTATACTTTCAATGAAGGCAAGAGGAAGCTCACCTAACACCAACATCTCATTACATGCCTCTCTAAAAACTGCTTCTGTTACTCTGCCCACTTGCATGTTCCCAGTAGAAACTCCACTACCGCTATTCAAATTTTGCTGAGTCGATCTTTGCTTCCAAGCGATGTATGACTTGCATGTTGTAAGATGTTTGGCCAAATTTGAAGTTCCTGAAGTGGTCGCACACTTCAACCCTTGACAACAATAGTTGCACTTGCATCTGTTTCTATTATCTGGCAGCCTTGTAAAATGAGCCCACACCGGAGACCTTGTTTTCATTTCTACTTGGGAAGTAGACCCAGTAGCTCTTGTTTTGGCTTTCCTCTTGCAACcggtttcatcatcttcaacatttATATAATCCTCCTCACCCTCACCcataacttcatcttcttctccatccacaAAGTTTTCTTGGCAGGACGAAATAGGCATCTACACAATCGAGAtatgcaaacaacaacaaaaaagtcacTATATGCATCATAACTAATCATAAGTATAGATTTATAATCGAGCCTAcgaaaatctacaaaattataaatatataaacaataaccTTAATGAATTGAATCtatgaaaatgagaaactttataaacaatcacGAGTTCACGACATTGAGTGATAATTACCTTGAATACAACCAAAGAATCGACGAAAGAGAAGATCAGATaagtgaaaacaaaaccaactctcTGCCTTCGTTCTTCACTTCTTGTTGTTGTCGGCGCGGCGAAGAGGGAAGCAAGATATTAGGTTTAGGCGTTTAGGATTATTTAGATTACATAATAGATATGTTTATGGTGGGCTTAACgagatatattatcaaaattccTAATGGGCTTTGGTGTATTggacttatacatatataaatattagtgGGCTATTAATGTGATCTGTTATTTTCggataaccgaatggatatcgggtaatatccgaaccgaaccgatatccatgGATATCTAATATACTATCCAATCGGTTATTACCCCttatccgaacccgaaccgaaaccgaaatattcggttcggttcggttcggtccaTTCGGTTCCGGTTATCTGCCCAGAACTAGTTTGATTTGCCACTTTTTACTCtttctggttttggttataATCTCGGACGAATTGaagtctatatataaataatagcCTCAGGACCCTATTAGAAAAATGGGTCAATTTGACATAGAGAAtgttaaacaaataaaacaacgCCATCTCCTGGTTATCGCCGAAAGTTGCAATTATTTcaactaaacatatatattccACAAGCATTAAGCCTCATGTCATCGGACATAAAcatatactattattataaaGATATTTGTAACATGATACTTGTATTAATAGTGAGAATGCATCGTGTCATGTGACAAAACTTTTCATTCTGTCGACcagatatttctttttctctctgtcgACCAGATATTTTATTCGGTTATGTGTGATAAGTTATCACTCATCGTGATAACTCGTAAAATCATATGACGGACAATTATTTTACATCTCGGCTTGACAAGTCGAAAATAGAAATATTGAATGATTAAATacagaacaaaagaaacaaaacaggcTCCATGGATACATTGAATTTAAAAATACAGTAGATAATGCCACCAATTACGCGTAGATAGATATTAGATGGGGAACGTGTACGTGGATGCTGCTGAGAAGTGGAAAACATGGCACGTTTGAATGTACGTGTCACGGACGTGTAATTGTGGATTTTTCCGTGACGATGCAAATTTAGACCCATACGTATCTTAGATCGTATTTTCCAATTATTTTTATAGGTTAGTTGGGTTAGGGCAAATGAACCAAAAACACATATACTTTGATTAATTTAGGCGATGTTTTCAACATTATACACTGATAAAAGCAAATGTTGGCAAGCTCAATATTGGCTGCTCGTGGAATAAAAGTGATGAAAAGCTAGTAAAGGATAGGATGCTGAGTTTTGATTCAGCTAGAGTGCCATAGATTCTAGGCAGGTACTGAGACGTTTTgatggttaatttttttttttcttaaaagttgCATGGTCAAGcttatagtattattatatatcatttttctCAATATATGGATTTCGTTTACTAACTATAGTAACATGCAAAATGCATATTGTATAATAAAATGGTGGTTACATATTATAACTACTTAagaatattatttagttttttattgttgttgaacaccaagtattattttttatataacagtCAAAACTAATAGATTTGTTTTAGGAATTTGGTTCGAATCATTCATGTTATTGTTGACcactcgaaaaaaaaaaaggcaataAAATTGCTATATATAgaatcataatatttaaaatctcttCTGATGCTATATTTTTTGGCCGAAAGGTTACGGAATGAATAAGCAATCAACCGCAACCatggatttttttatatatatagctcaaaaacaaaacaaaaataatagtaataaactTAAATTGTTCAAAATACGATTGGGAAGATGGAATCCACTGTTTATGAAGTGATGTCATGTGCAATCCTTTTCAATAATGTATGATGATCCCATGCTcttcttctaagttctaattaACTATACAATATACAGTCTTTTTCGGTATTTTGGATAGGCTACACGTAGGTACTAGGTATTCcattaaaattcataattaaaatatcatgtTCTAGCCGACACAATTTAAGAAACTTATTCTAAATATGAGGATATTTGTAAGCGTACGAAAATCAAcattatatgattaaaaaaatgattgatcGTCCAATATATAGATTACTAGATGTTCAAATTTGAGTGATACTGTTATAGTACAATCTTAGTTCCTTTGCTAGCCGCACACAGTCACAAACCTTTATAAACGAACAAAGTCGTGCATACAATTTTTGCGACTCATGATTGTGAGTACGTGcaattgttttagaattttcGACTTGTGacccaaaagaaacaagaactttGTAGTATTAGTTTTTAGGTAGGATACTTTTGACGAAATTGAAtatctatgttttttcttttgatataaaTTGGTATATGTTTTTATTCGGCACGAAAATGAGTTTGGTAGATATTAATGCCCTCATCAGGTCCTCGACTCCTCGTGTGTGGTATATTCCAAGTTTCGAACACGTAAAAATCTCTATCTCCATTAATTGTCGATTCTTTGATCGATAATGACTATACAACAATTATGTGTCTTTCAGATATGATTATTCAtagtactattttatttttatctacaaaCTGTATACATATTTCTCTAACGAAtaacattttctttcttgtataaCGACCAAAAAATGtaattctaatttatatattttattttgggaaaCTATAGCTAGTTAATGAAAGATATAAAAGATTATAGCT from Camelina sativa cultivar DH55 chromosome 7, Cs, whole genome shotgun sequence includes the following:
- the LOC104703924 gene encoding F-box protein PP2-A11-like, yielding MGAGFSLFHKNLSSCYGDRDLTKPGLGDLPESCVALILKNLDPVEICRFSKLNRAFRGASWADFVWESKLPPDYRLILEKILGGFPENLRKRDIFTFLSRVNSFDEGNKKAWVDKRTGGLCLCISAKGLSITGIDDRRYWSHLPNDESRFSSVAYVQQIWWFQVDGEIDFPFPAGTYSVFFRLHLGKPGKRFGWRVCDTEQVHGWNIKPVRFQLSTEDGQHSSSQCMLTEAGNWSHHHAGDFVVSKSKNSSTKIKFSMTQIDCTHTKGGLCLDSVVV